TCTTTTATCATTAACGTGTACggtaattatataaatttgccttttttcaatttctgCTCTccgtaataaaaattgaccatttgacatttttattttttcagcTACATCTCGTGACATAAAACCATGATAGTATGGTTCTAAATTtacatttcttttatttcctGCAAATCCactttcaatttttattaatgttttgttcctttcaaatgataaaaattttcgaAATTCAGtacttaattttaaagttactCTTGTATGCACTTTTGTTTCTTCCGCTGAATTTGTTGGATAAGTTGAACTACTGGTAGTATTTCCATTTACACTTCCTTTTTtcctttttctttttcttctttttttcttaGTTTCTAAATAACTATCTTTATTGGAGTTTTTTGATTGATAACTTGTGTTAACTTTTGATTTAAGATCATTATCAGATAAACCTTTAGCTTCTAAACAGTTATtggattttattttaattgtttttttgcTCGCTGAAAAAGTACTTATCATGGTGCTAGAAACaaaataccaaaaaaaaaataaataaattattaaatagtaaaataaatatacaaagaaaatttaaatacaaaaaaaatttaattaaaacaaaacaaGTCATAATCGAACAATAGtaattatttgtttactACAAATTAATGGACCAATGTTGACATAAGCTCCGTTTTAAATGATACACCATAAACGGAAATAGAAACATATACTCTTCTTTTTCatacaataatttatcatcACATCTCccttttttttctaacacTGTCGttgattaaaaatgaaagtaAATCTCATTAGTGAGATCTGGTGAATTTTCCCCAGGTGTGAAGGACAAAAactgaaaaaataaatgccAAGGAAATAACAAGAACTGGAACAGGTCCAATTTTCATTCCTGGAGCATCATCAGTATAGAATCGCCATCCACCATTTGAAGCACGAGCAGCAGATGAACCAGTAGATGTTCCACCACTACGACTAAAAAAcgaattttataattagaaaaaaaacttttatcttACCGTTGTCTAACTGTTCCACTGGAGGCACTAGATCTAGCGGCAGTACGGGGAGATTTAGAAGCATCAgcctaaaaataattaatattcaaattaatAATTGCCATTGAACTtaccatttttaattattaaatttatataatatgtaaGTTTTCCTAAGCCAACTTTTAAATGGGAATAAATTGTTACACACACTTCTCGATGACTGTGTTGTATACAAGTGTATCTCGCCAACACACGAACTGCaagaatattaatattttcgtctcaagatttattatttataataacgTCCACTTTTTAccaatttttcaaatatatttttttaactttctTAAATATGGGATTATTGGATGATTTTGAGAAAGCTTTTgatccaaaaaaaaatttgctaCAGATTAATGAGGATGAAGATTATGatggtaatttttttgttaaattgtttatattaaatattatattttttttaggaaCATGGGCttcatctttaaaaaaacCTGACATTGATCTTGATAAGGTCGAAGAAGTTTCACCAAATCGTAGGAAAATGAAAGATTTAAAATTGCTCGATGAAACTGATGAAAAGTATAAAGGAACAAAAGTATCAAGGAAAGATATTTTTGGTGATGAATGTGAACCAACATTAAAAGGAAAATTTTCTTCTGATGACGAAGAAATGGATGATGAGGAAGAGATAGACGATGAAGAAGAAGTAGATGATGATGAAGAGGTAAATGATGAGGAGCATGACAATGAAAATGTTAGTGATGAGGAAGAAGATAATGAGGTTTCTGAAGATGAAGAAgataatattgtattattaaataaaccaACAGACACTTCTAAAAGTGATTCTATAAAACAACAGATGACAATATGGGATAAACTAATGAGAGTAACCATTAAAGCACATTCAGCTATGAGAGTTTTTAATCAATTACCAAGAGATCAAGTAGCTAAAGATTTGGAAAATCAAAAAGATgctaaacaaaatatttataattctCGCCGAAACATTTTAGAAGCATTAAAATTGTTAGTTGATATAGAAGGACAAATGGTTAGTAATTTAACTAATATTGAAGATAGTGATAATGAAGAAATCCCTAGTTCCGATGAAGAATCCGACAGTGACAAAGAAGATACAAATGATAAGGAAGAAGAATTTGGAGATGAAGAGGATGAAGAAAATGAGGAAGAGAATAGTAATGAGGAAATTGAAGAAGTAGAAAAAAAGGGTACAAGTGACAATTTCAAAGTCAAAACAGGTAAAGGATTCAATTCCAAAGAATTGGCTAAGAAATTAAAAGACCGCCACAATGTTCTCCAACCATTCAGAACTGCAACATTGAAAAAATGGGATGAAAAAACACGATTAATTTCTGTAAAAGCAAAACAagatttttctaaatttagcAGCAATATCAACAAACAAATTGACAGGATAATGGCTGACAAAGCAAGATTATTACGTAAAAGTCAGACTAAACGTGGAGATTGCATAAGAATAGGAGATAGTTCTGATAGTAATTTTGATGTTGAAATATTTGATGATACGGATTTCTATCAACTTCTTCTAAAAGACCTTATAGATAGAAAAACAATTGATACTAGTGATCCAATTCAAATGAGTAAACAATGGCTGGAAATTGAGAAATTAAGGCAAActaaaagaaagaaaaaaaatgtaaatcaAAAAGCATCGAAAGGTAGAAAATGTATGCTTGTAACTATTCCTAAATTAGTCAATTTTTTCCCTGCACAACCTGAAACTGTCTCTTGGAGTAATGAAAGGAGAACGGAACTTTTTAAATCCTTGTTTGTTAATTAACTTTCAATTGTGgaagattttttattttatgtatatacaTACCTGTTAtgtttgatattttttttgttgactATTAATAAAACACTTTAAGtttttacttataaatatactttttattgttgtaaaaaatttatatttattaaattaataagaaaccaaattaaaatactttaactttctgtgataatgaaaaaatttctttggcataaatatttattaacatacGGAAATCCATTGTAaaactaaattaaaaaactataaatatttccaTACTTcgtgtattaaaaatatttctgttACTCATCTTTTGACCAtaccaataaaaaaaataatattcattctaatgataaataatacttttttaattacaataaaagGAGAACAAAAATATAGAGGCacagataaatttttaataagtagAAACTTCGCAAGCTTCTCcattttttgttgttttgCAAAAAGGATAAAAAACACAATTGTCAGGGTCACTGTAACAATAAGCCagtagaaatattataaaagccGCTGTACATACATGACAAGGTcttaaatgaagaaaaattgaaataataaacttgacataaatattaacttaccttctttcaataaaaaatccTATCAAATATATCCATGATAAAATTGCTCTTTCTATTATTTGATCAGGATGAAAACCAACTTttggtattaaaaataaaggtaAAAGCCATTGTAAACAATACATATTATTACTAGTATATAACTATTTCTTCCAatagctttttttttaaataaaatattattataattaatagtgtttaaaaatatgtatgtatatttatctggaaaaataaatatataatattattttaaaatatttctgtagaaatattaaaaaaaaaactttatataaaaacattcttTTAAAACTCTAAAAGTATAAAGAATTTATCTCTGAAAATTTCTACATAAATGTATCTACgtcttattataaatataaatcaatttaataaaattcatatttaataaaatatgtgttaaagaatttaactttatttcaTACTTCGTAACAAAATCAGAAAATAAcgagaaaaaattttttcataatttatattataaaaatagtaaagtaattgtgaagaaaaaaaaatgtttattaaaaagtattataataaaaaggacaaattaattaattttaaaggaATTACTTTTGCTATCTTATAATATTAagtgatatatatttaaatgtaaaaacaAGTATTTAGagacttttttttattgtaatgtTTACCTCAATAGTTGGTAAtcaacattttatatataaaaaaaagacacgttaattgaatattaatttttacctAAACAAATAACTACAATTAATACCATATTCATAATATAGTTTGATATTCTATACATTATAGTCTAAGCTAGAGTAGAAATGACAATTTTtgcattttttatttcatgattgatcaattttaatagtatctatatttattttgataaaaaaaaaactctcatattattaaaaaaaaataaaaacatacatACTTTTACatcttaaattattttaaaaagtaatacaattaaaatatgtaatacATTTGTATATAGATTattaatcata
This Strongyloides ratti genome assembly S_ratti_ED321, chromosome : 2 DNA region includes the following protein-coding sequences:
- a CDS encoding Bladder cancer-associated protein, whose translation is MYCLQWLLPLFLIPKVGFHPDQIIERAILSWIYLIGFFIERRPCHVCTAAFIIFLLAYCYSDPDNCVFYPFCKTTKNGEACEVSTY
- a CDS encoding Protein transport protein Sec61 subunit beta, which encodes MVIRQRRSGGTSTGSSAARASNGGWRFYTDDAPGMKIGPVPVLVISLAFIFSVFVLHTWGKFTRSH
- a CDS encoding Protein AATF encodes the protein MGLLDDFEKAFDPKKNLLQINEDEDYDGTWASSLKKPDIDLDKVEEVSPNRRKMKDLKLLDETDEKYKGTKVSRKDIFGDECEPTLKGKFSSDDEEMDDEEEIDDEEEVDDDEEVNDEEHDNENVSDEEEDNEVSEDEEDNIVLLNKPTDTSKSDSIKQQMTIWDKLMRVTIKAHSAMRVFNQLPRDQVAKDLENQKDAKQNIYNSRRNILEALKLLVDIEGQMVSNLTNIEDSDNEEIPSSDEESDSDKEDTNDKEEEFGDEEDEENEEENSNEEIEEVEKKGTSDNFKVKTGKGFNSKELAKKLKDRHNVLQPFRTATLKKWDEKTRLISVKAKQDFSKFSSNINKQIDRIMADKARLLRKSQTKRGDCIRIGDSSDSNFDVEIFDDTDFYQLLLKDLIDRKTIDTSDPIQMSKQWLEIEKLRQTKRKKKNVNQKASKGRKCMLVTIPKLVNFFPAQPETVSWSNERRTELFKSLFVN